The following coding sequences lie in one Fusarium poae strain DAOMC 252244 chromosome 1, whole genome shotgun sequence genomic window:
- a CDS encoding hypothetical protein (TransMembrane:1 (i118-140o)) — protein MANGDSTKNHNIPEGQDSQKERLFDPTATPLRFATHKANMATPNQNQDRRNVEQWQLDNTNAQHEEMISYIHHQQDEIDELKCRIARIDAVQDTVEGPAATEQEAVHSRSSPHKSISFLWLIFDLSILLLLVVGICYLVKNPLFDDWNYLGYFLDLLDIDYPHFF, from the coding sequence ATGGCCAACGGAGACTCAACCAAGAACCACAACATCCCAGAGGGCCAAGACTCCCAAAAGGAGCGTCTCTTTGACCCAACCGCCACTCCCCTTCGTTTCGCCACTCACAAAGCCAACATGGCTACCCCCAACCAGAACCAAGACCGGCGTAACGTCGAGCAGTGGCAGCTCGACAATACAAATGCCCAACATGAAGAGATGATCTCTTATATCCACCACCAACAGGACGAGATTGATGAGCTCAAATGTCGCATCGCTCGCATCGACGCAGTACAGGATACTGTCGAGGGCCCAGCTGCCACGGAACAAGAGGCAGTCCATAGCAGAAGCTCGCCTCATAAGAGCATAAGCTTCTTGTGGCTCATATTTGATCTTTCTATTCTCTTGTTGCTTGTCGTTGGGATTTGCTATCTGGTAAAGAACCCTCTATTCGATGATTGGAACTATTTGGGATACTTTTTGGACCTCCTCGACATCGACTACCCGCACTTCTTCTAA